A region of Acidisarcina sp. DNA encodes the following proteins:
- the pstS gene encoding phosphate ABC transporter substrate-binding protein PstS — protein sequence MSKKFFLVAALTVFAATSSFAQKINGAGATFPYPIYSKWFSEYSASHQGVQINYQSIGSGGGIRQVTVGTVDFGASDGPMSDAQLAESKVKLLHIPTVLGAVVPIYNLPGVGQGLKFAPDVLAEIYLGKITNWNDSRIAKDNPGVKLPNQEIFVVHRSDGSGTTYIFTDYLSKVSNDWKSGPGKGTAVNWPKGIGGKGNEAIAGMVRQMPGAVGYVELIYALQNKIPYGAIRNAAGNWVSGSIAGVTEAAASVKTMPADYRVSITNAPGKEAYPISSFTWLLIPVKAQDAAKGKVIKDFLQWMLDHGQSEAAGLYYAPLPKSVADKVRGTINGLQ from the coding sequence GTGAGCAAGAAATTTTTTCTTGTTGCGGCACTTACAGTGTTTGCAGCGACTTCCAGTTTTGCGCAAAAGATTAACGGAGCCGGGGCTACGTTCCCATATCCGATTTATTCTAAATGGTTTAGCGAATACAGCGCGTCGCATCAGGGCGTCCAGATCAACTATCAGTCCATCGGCAGCGGCGGCGGTATCCGCCAGGTTACCGTGGGCACTGTCGACTTTGGCGCCAGTGACGGCCCAATGTCCGATGCTCAGTTGGCTGAGTCCAAAGTGAAGCTGCTCCATATCCCAACCGTGCTGGGTGCCGTTGTTCCCATCTACAACCTGCCCGGTGTTGGACAGGGGTTGAAGTTTGCTCCTGATGTTCTGGCGGAGATCTACCTGGGAAAGATCACCAACTGGAACGACTCTCGGATTGCGAAGGATAATCCTGGAGTGAAGCTGCCGAACCAGGAAATCTTTGTGGTTCACCGTTCGGACGGCAGCGGCACGACGTATATCTTCACGGATTACCTCTCCAAGGTGAGCAACGACTGGAAGAGCGGCCCGGGTAAAGGCACCGCTGTGAACTGGCCGAAGGGTATCGGCGGCAAGGGGAACGAGGCGATCGCCGGTATGGTTCGGCAGATGCCAGGTGCGGTGGGCTATGTTGAGCTCATCTATGCGCTGCAGAACAAGATTCCTTATGGCGCGATTCGCAATGCGGCTGGGAACTGGGTCAGCGGCAGCATTGCTGGCGTGACCGAGGCTGCGGCCAGCGTCAAGACGATGCCGGCAGACTATCGTGTATCGATCACCAATGCTCCTGGCAAGGAAGCTTATCCCATCTCAAGCTTCACCTGGCTCTTGATTCCGGTCAAGGCCCAGGATGCAGCTAAGGGTAAGGTAATCAAGGACTTCCTGCAGTGGATGCTCGATCATGGGCAGTCGGAAGCAGCTGGCCTTTACTATGCACCGCTTCCCAAGTCTGTCGCGGACAAGGTTCGCGGAACCATCAACGGACTGCAGTAA
- a CDS encoding ATP-binding protein — protein MSGRVFTKLLFLFVLVLLLGTAILDFSLRRIVEHSLHEQAERSLVTKARLVASELRAEDPSASLEERVRQQAGVAGAAVTLLDGQGHLLAQSVPSRESSPAQVSVTSAEIRDVIERKRQTGRSERDGMLYVAVLDRGRDSGRSGADGDRIVDLAYSLGEVYSVLGVLRRDILLASLLSLAFAILLSALLAQRISHRLRRIVTFAHRIDSGDLTARVEEGSLDEISEVAHALDATAARLEKSFNDLQSSRRELTALMDSMQEAVIAVTFQGQVSWSNAVMRRIAPHAVREGESLVHTIRDPEVLICVEGALRNRAVTRGRATSVAPGRIFEISAAPTPGGGAVAVLHDVTEIERAEKTRRDFIANVSHELRTPLTSISGYVETLLEEPRIREDQAREFMTIILKNATRMNRLTEDLLALASVESGDYKVRPLPVKASALVEDAIESLAGMVIDSEVMMVEGESTEALVLADADALNQVFGNLIENAMKYGKSGGRVVVGARLREDVVEFLVQDFGPGIASEHLNRIFERFYRVDKARSRESGGTGLGLAISKHIVLAHGGTIWVESELGSGATFIFTLPLATPRSTQPGVEMEGEK, from the coding sequence GTGAGTGGAAGGGTCTTTACCAAGCTGCTATTTCTGTTCGTCCTCGTTCTCTTGCTGGGGACGGCTATTCTCGATTTCTCTCTGCGCCGCATTGTGGAGCATTCGCTCCACGAGCAGGCTGAGCGTTCGCTGGTCACTAAGGCGAGGCTTGTCGCCAGCGAGCTTCGCGCGGAAGATCCATCCGCCAGCCTGGAGGAAAGGGTTCGCCAGCAGGCCGGAGTCGCCGGCGCGGCAGTCACCCTGCTCGATGGTCAGGGGCATCTGCTGGCCCAGTCGGTGCCATCCCGGGAGTCGAGCCCGGCGCAGGTCAGCGTCACATCGGCGGAAATCCGAGACGTAATCGAACGCAAGCGGCAGACGGGCCGGTCGGAACGCGATGGAATGCTGTACGTTGCTGTCCTGGATCGTGGCAGGGATAGCGGCAGGTCTGGGGCAGACGGCGATCGGATCGTGGATCTTGCGTATTCTCTGGGCGAGGTTTATAGCGTCCTGGGAGTGTTGCGTCGCGATATCCTGCTGGCCTCCCTGCTATCCCTTGCCTTCGCCATACTGCTTTCCGCACTGCTGGCGCAGCGTATCTCGCACAGGCTTCGGCGAATTGTTACCTTTGCACATCGCATTGACTCTGGGGACCTGACGGCGCGCGTAGAAGAGGGCAGCCTCGATGAGATTTCCGAGGTAGCGCATGCGCTGGATGCAACCGCGGCGCGCCTGGAGAAGAGCTTCAACGACCTGCAAAGCAGCCGCAGGGAGCTGACCGCCCTGATGGACAGCATGCAGGAGGCGGTTATCGCCGTTACATTTCAGGGGCAGGTGAGCTGGTCGAATGCCGTAATGCGGCGTATCGCTCCCCACGCGGTCAGGGAGGGAGAATCCCTGGTGCACACCATTCGCGACCCCGAAGTGCTTATCTGCGTGGAAGGCGCTCTGCGCAATCGGGCGGTCACGAGGGGACGCGCCACCTCCGTTGCCCCAGGCAGGATCTTCGAGATCAGCGCTGCACCCACACCGGGCGGCGGTGCCGTTGCCGTGTTGCACGATGTGACCGAAATTGAACGCGCCGAGAAGACCCGCCGGGATTTTATCGCCAATGTTTCCCATGAGTTGCGGACCCCGCTGACCTCGATTTCCGGCTATGTGGAGACGCTGCTCGAGGAGCCCAGGATCCGCGAAGACCAGGCGCGCGAGTTTATGACCATCATCCTGAAGAATGCAACGCGGATGAATCGCCTTACCGAGGACCTGCTGGCGCTTGCCAGCGTGGAGTCGGGCGACTACAAGGTTCGCCCGCTTCCGGTGAAGGCGTCAGCGCTGGTGGAGGATGCCATTGAATCACTGGCCGGGATGGTGATCGATTCCGAAGTGATGATGGTGGAGGGGGAAAGTACAGAAGCCCTGGTGCTGGCAGATGCGGATGCCCTGAATCAGGTTTTCGGCAATCTGATTGAGAACGCGATGAAGTATGGCAAGTCGGGCGGCCGTGTTGTCGTCGGAGCGCGCCTGCGGGAAGATGTTGTGGAGTTTCTAGTGCAGGACTTTGGCCCTGGAATCGCTTCCGAGCATCTCAATCGTATCTTTGAGCGCTTTTACCGGGTGGATAAAGCGCGATCGCGAGAGTCGGGAGGGACCGGACTTGGGTTGGCGATCTCCAAGCATATTGTTCTGGCGCATGGGGGGACCATCTGGGTCGAGAGTGAACTGGGTTCGGGCGCGACTTTCATCTTCACCCTGCCACTCGCAACACCGCGCTCCACACAGCCAGGCGTGGAGATGGAAGGGGAGAAGTAG
- a CDS encoding response regulator transcription factor, with the protein MSQTVFVLEDDTDISRLVQHHLEAAGFTVRVYGTPANVVADAERQPPALFLLDIMVPGGDGLDVCRRLRSHAALSTVPIIFLTARAGENDRVLGLELGADDYITKPFATRELVARVKAVLRRFERPTSPSVISFEDVNIDASAMQLRVRGELTTTTATEFRLLDYLARHPGRVFSRDHLLDAVWGDARFVTPRSVDVYVRRIREKIETDPENPRYLKTVRGAGYRFEVPRLA; encoded by the coding sequence TTGAGCCAGACTGTTTTCGTTCTTGAGGATGATACGGACATCTCCCGTCTCGTACAGCACCATCTTGAGGCCGCCGGATTCACGGTTCGCGTCTATGGAACCCCCGCCAACGTCGTTGCGGATGCCGAACGGCAGCCCCCGGCGCTCTTTCTGCTGGATATCATGGTGCCCGGCGGAGATGGGCTGGATGTTTGCCGCCGTCTGCGAAGCCATGCTGCGTTGAGCACCGTTCCGATTATCTTTCTTACTGCCCGTGCAGGAGAGAATGACCGAGTGCTGGGCCTGGAGCTGGGTGCGGACGACTACATCACCAAACCCTTTGCCACCCGCGAACTGGTTGCCAGGGTTAAAGCTGTGCTGCGGCGCTTCGAGCGTCCCACATCTCCTTCTGTCATCAGCTTTGAGGATGTGAATATCGATGCGAGCGCCATGCAACTGCGGGTTCGCGGAGAACTGACGACGACGACGGCCACGGAGTTCCGCCTTCTGGACTACCTCGCCAGGCATCCCGGACGCGTCTTCAGCCGCGATCACCTGCTGGATGCGGTATGGGGAGATGCCCGCTTTGTCACGCCGCGGTCGGTGGATGTATACGTCCGCCGCATTCGCGAAAAGATTGAGACAGATCCGGAAAATCCGAGATATCTGAAGACGGTTCGCGGTGCCGGATATCGCTTCGAGGTTCCTCGCCTCGCTTGA
- a CDS encoding sulfite exporter TauE/SafE family protein, translating to MTLLALLIGVLVGAFSGVVGLGGGILMVPALVYFFHMSQHRAQGTSLAAMLAPVGILAFLEYYKTGNADLKTGLLLAAGFTVGAYFGGASAQHIPELMLRRIFAATLIAVGIRMLFTKTIG from the coding sequence ATGACTCTGCTTGCTTTATTGATTGGAGTGCTGGTGGGAGCCTTCTCCGGCGTGGTCGGACTTGGCGGCGGCATTCTTATGGTTCCCGCGCTGGTCTACTTCTTCCACATGAGCCAGCACCGCGCCCAGGGCACTTCCCTCGCAGCCATGCTGGCGCCGGTCGGCATCCTCGCCTTCCTGGAATACTACAAAACCGGCAATGCGGACCTGAAAACCGGCCTGTTGCTGGCCGCAGGCTTTACCGTAGGCGCCTACTTTGGAGGAGCGAGCGCACAGCATATTCCGGAGCTGATGCTGCGCCGCATCTTTGCTGCCACGCTCATCGCCGTGGGGATCCGAATGCTCTTCACCAAAACAATCGGCTAA
- the bshB1 gene encoding bacillithiol biosynthesis deacetylase BshB1, with amino-acid sequence MTEDFSADVLAIAAHRDDVEQTCGGTLLRMASLGLRTAILDLTQGEAGTRGTAAERGAEAQEAARILNVGWREALDLPDCRVENNFENKLKVARVLRRLRPRVVILPIGQGRHPDHYTTSTLGYEACFLSGLAKIDTGTAPHRPFKIVYASLYADVRPSFVVDITDFIEQRFASLLAYRSQYANQSQGGGLFVPEEEIRERTFSEARHYGLLGGVRYAEPFVQKEVGLVDDLTLLPVQSI; translated from the coding sequence ATGACTGAAGATTTTTCCGCCGATGTTCTCGCCATTGCCGCACACCGCGACGATGTGGAGCAGACCTGCGGCGGCACGCTGCTGCGCATGGCGTCTCTGGGACTCCGTACTGCGATTCTTGACCTGACGCAGGGAGAAGCAGGCACACGCGGCACGGCGGCGGAGCGCGGAGCGGAAGCGCAGGAAGCGGCGCGCATCCTGAATGTCGGCTGGCGTGAGGCCCTGGACCTGCCCGATTGTCGCGTAGAAAATAATTTTGAAAATAAACTGAAGGTGGCGCGGGTTTTGCGCAGGCTTCGGCCGCGGGTTGTGATCCTTCCCATCGGGCAGGGCCGCCATCCGGACCACTACACCACCTCGACGCTTGGTTATGAAGCCTGCTTCCTCTCCGGCCTGGCGAAAATCGATACCGGCACTGCGCCGCATCGACCTTTCAAGATTGTGTATGCCAGCCTCTACGCGGATGTCCGCCCCAGCTTCGTAGTCGATATCACGGACTTTATCGAGCAGCGCTTCGCCTCCCTTTTGGCCTATCGCTCGCAGTATGCGAATCAGTCTCAGGGCGGCGGGTTATTTGTGCCGGAGGAGGAAATTCGCGAACGAACCTTCTCCGAGGCGCGACACTACGGGCTGCTGGGCGGTGTGCGGTATGCGGAGCCATTTGTCCAAAAAGAAGTTGGATTGGTCGACGACCTGACGCTTCTCCCCGTGCAATCCATATAG